The following coding sequences lie in one Calidithermus timidus DSM 17022 genomic window:
- the nadE gene encoding NAD(+) synthase, which translates to MLKVIEAVPGREVLELNYPLVAEFLTRFIAEELEWRGYSRAVVANSGGVDSATTIALAVRALGPQNVFTVFMPHAISRPESAEHARLVAEHYGTPYEVVDITPMVEGYAAQTPGITPRRLGNVMARARTIVGFDKGEQYKALHLGTGNKTERLFGYYTWHDVADTGPIAPLGDLYKTQVWGLAEYLGVPEVVRGKPPTADLEAGQTDEGDLGISYRKADVILEHYLKGYPDAYIVGLGYTEAEVARVKSLVNKTHWKRHLPTNAVVSTTAIHEFYLRPLDFRLG; encoded by the coding sequence ATGCTCAAAGTCATCGAAGCCGTCCCCGGACGCGAAGTGCTCGAGCTCAACTACCCGCTGGTAGCCGAGTTCCTCACCCGCTTCATCGCCGAGGAGCTGGAGTGGCGCGGCTACAGCCGCGCGGTGGTCGCCAATTCGGGCGGGGTGGACTCCGCCACCACCATTGCCCTGGCCGTGCGGGCGCTGGGGCCTCAGAACGTCTTCACCGTGTTCATGCCCCACGCCATCTCCAGGCCCGAGTCCGCCGAGCACGCTCGGTTGGTGGCCGAGCACTACGGCACCCCCTACGAGGTGGTGGACATCACCCCTATGGTCGAGGGCTACGCCGCCCAGACCCCCGGCATCACCCCCCGCCGCCTGGGCAACGTCATGGCCCGCGCCCGCACCATCGTGGGCTTCGACAAGGGCGAGCAGTACAAGGCCTTGCACCTGGGCACCGGCAACAAGACCGAGCGCCTGTTCGGCTACTACACCTGGCACGACGTGGCCGACACCGGCCCCATCGCCCCGCTGGGCGACCTGTACAAGACCCAGGTCTGGGGCCTGGCCGAGTATCTGGGCGTGCCCGAGGTGGTGCGCGGCAAGCCCCCCACCGCCGACCTCGAGGCCGGTCAGACCGACGAGGGCGACCTGGGCATCTCCTACCGCAAGGCCGACGTGATCCTCGAGCACTACCTCAAGGGCTACCCCGACGCCTACATCGTGGGCCTGGGCTACACCGAAGCCGAGGTGGCGCGGGTGAAGAGCCTGGTCAACAAGACCCACTGGAAGCGTCACCTGCCCACCAACGCCGTGGTGAGCACCACCGCCATCCACGAGTTCTACCTGCGCCCGCTGGACTTCCGACTGGGCTAG
- a CDS encoding zinc ribbon domain-containing protein translates to MNGSDALAELFRLQEKDLELDRIREEQANLPEELKAARAHWQALEAELAKRQGDLREQEMEYRQNEAEIANLKEKLGRAKDAQRQAQSAREQTQYENVIQQLDDRFKELEEINKPKLEEIVELTGEVERVRALLEEARPRLEELEAANAARVEALEASYQVKLVERNALAATIPASLVKEYEAVRKSRKGQGVAKVARTGSGYRCMGCNVQLPMNVAQKVYQGNQVVRCPSCGRIMWKGE, encoded by the coding sequence GTGAACGGGTCCGACGCGCTGGCCGAATTGTTTCGTTTGCAGGAGAAAGACCTCGAGCTAGACCGCATCCGTGAGGAACAGGCCAACCTGCCTGAAGAACTCAAAGCCGCCCGTGCTCACTGGCAGGCCCTCGAAGCCGAACTGGCCAAGCGCCAGGGTGACTTGCGCGAGCAGGAGATGGAGTACCGGCAAAACGAGGCCGAGATCGCTAACCTCAAGGAGAAGCTGGGTCGGGCCAAGGACGCACAGCGCCAGGCTCAGAGCGCTCGCGAGCAGACCCAGTACGAGAACGTCATCCAGCAGCTTGACGACCGCTTCAAGGAACTCGAGGAGATCAACAAGCCCAAGCTCGAGGAGATCGTCGAGCTAACCGGCGAGGTCGAGCGGGTCAGGGCGCTGCTGGAGGAGGCCAGGCCCAGGCTCGAGGAACTCGAGGCCGCCAACGCCGCCCGCGTGGAGGCGCTCGAGGCCAGCTACCAGGTCAAGCTGGTCGAGCGCAACGCCCTGGCGGCCACCATCCCGGCCAGCTTGGTCAAGGAATACGAAGCCGTGCGCAAGTCTCGCAAGGGGCAGGGCGTCGCCAAGGTCGCCCGCACCGGCTCGGGGTACCGCTGCATGGGCTGCAACGTGCAACTGCCCATGAACGTAGCGCAGAAGGTATACCAGGGCAATCAGGTCGTGCGCTGCCCCTCCTGCGGGCGCATCATGTGGAAGGGCGAGTAG
- a CDS encoding nucleoside hydrolase produces MPRKIILDCDPGHDDAIAMMLALASPELEVLGITTSYGNVSLERTTRNALVVQEVLGTSVGVYPGADRPLVRERISAELVHGLSGLEGPNLPQPRQRPQDKHAVHFIIESVLAHPGEVTLVPVGPLTNLALALRLEPRLGPAIREIVLMGGSIDLGNYSPSAEFNILCDPHAAKIVFQAGIPLVMMGLNLTHQTPATPERVARFRALGTRAGAFTADLLEFFQIHHRQRYGFAGAPIHDACAVAYLLRPELFKTGHYHVEIEANEGLAFGRTVCDYWRVTGKAPNCEVGLHIDTDRFYDLLVERIGTYG; encoded by the coding sequence GTGCCCCGCAAGATCATCCTCGACTGCGACCCCGGCCACGACGACGCCATCGCCATGATGCTGGCCCTGGCGAGCCCCGAGCTCGAGGTGCTGGGCATCACCACCAGCTACGGCAACGTGAGCCTGGAGCGCACCACCCGCAACGCGCTGGTGGTGCAGGAAGTCTTGGGCACGAGCGTGGGGGTCTACCCCGGCGCCGACCGCCCACTCGTGCGCGAGCGCATCAGCGCCGAGCTGGTGCACGGCCTCTCGGGGCTCGAGGGGCCCAACCTGCCTCAGCCGCGCCAGCGGCCCCAGGACAAGCACGCCGTACACTTCATCATCGAAAGCGTCCTGGCCCACCCCGGTGAGGTCACGCTGGTCCCGGTGGGGCCCCTGACCAACCTCGCGCTGGCCCTGCGGCTCGAGCCGCGCCTCGGCCCGGCCATCCGCGAGATCGTACTGATGGGCGGTTCCATCGACCTCGGCAACTACAGCCCCAGCGCCGAGTTCAACATCCTCTGCGACCCCCACGCGGCCAAAATCGTCTTCCAGGCGGGCATCCCGCTGGTGATGATGGGGCTCAACCTCACCCACCAGACCCCCGCCACGCCCGAGCGGGTGGCCCGCTTCCGTGCGCTGGGCACGCGCGCTGGAGCCTTCACCGCCGATCTGCTGGAGTTCTTCCAAATCCATCACCGACAACGCTATGGCTTCGCGGGAGCCCCCATCCACGACGCCTGCGCCGTGGCCTACCTGCTGCGGCCCGAACTCTTCAAGACCGGGCATTATCACGTGGAGATCGAGGCCAACGAGGGGCTGGCCTTTGGTCGCACGGTCTGCGACTACTGGCGGGTGACGGGAAAGGCCCCCAACTGCGAGGTGGGGCTGCACATCGACACCGATCGCTTCTACGACCTTCTGGTCGAGCGCATAGGGACTTACGGCTAG
- a CDS encoding YncE family protein: MDMRARLWLKPGLLALSLTLVACSQRVATTGHWVLVSQAGSRSVAVVDPEEGQVIKRITVGMLPHRLLLAPGGRSAYAVLVGSQAVAEIDLASLTLRRTFLTAPVPERRADGSLIAGHQEHNAFTHTSCFDCHGGGSAQPAIVGTRPFGITLSEEGETLIVSQIRDASLALIARESGELERTLPLPPSAQAHEPVDVARLGDSLYVALRPTQPATTPAVIRRLEAKSLQEQSEAQTGSDPAMLLPDPERSRVLVSNFETNTLTAFGPSGKEAVYTVNPGPLGMLLLPGGRLLSLNYYSNSLSLVDLDTAEVESLPLELGDRKYANPTHAALLPGGRQVYIVSSGTEGHLLLFDLQEKRVVRDIPIDGLSFDVLVVPKP, translated from the coding sequence ATGGATATGCGCGCACGGTTGTGGCTGAAGCCGGGCCTGCTGGCGCTTAGCCTGACGCTGGTGGCCTGCTCGCAGCGGGTCGCGACTACCGGGCATTGGGTACTGGTGAGCCAGGCTGGCTCGAGGAGCGTGGCCGTGGTGGACCCCGAGGAGGGACAGGTGATCAAGCGGATCACGGTGGGCATGTTGCCCCACCGCCTGCTGCTCGCCCCCGGTGGTCGCAGCGCCTATGCCGTGTTGGTGGGTTCGCAGGCGGTGGCCGAGATCGACCTGGCCTCCCTCACCCTCCGTCGCACCTTCCTCACCGCCCCCGTCCCCGAGCGGCGGGCGGACGGCAGCCTGATAGCGGGCCACCAGGAACACAACGCCTTCACCCACACCTCCTGCTTCGACTGCCACGGCGGGGGCTCGGCCCAGCCGGCCATCGTGGGGACGCGGCCCTTTGGAATCACCCTCAGCGAGGAGGGGGAAACCTTGATCGTAAGCCAGATCCGCGATGCCAGCCTGGCCCTGATCGCGCGAGAAAGCGGCGAACTCGAGCGCACCCTGCCGCTGCCCCCCAGCGCTCAGGCCCACGAACCGGTGGACGTAGCCCGACTGGGAGACAGCCTCTACGTGGCGCTGCGGCCCACCCAGCCCGCCACCACCCCCGCGGTCATCCGGCGGCTCGAGGCGAAGAGCCTGCAGGAGCAATCCGAGGCCCAGACCGGCAGCGACCCGGCCATGCTCCTCCCCGACCCCGAGCGCTCTCGCGTGCTGGTCTCCAACTTCGAGACCAACACCCTCACTGCCTTCGGTCCCTCGGGGAAGGAAGCCGTCTACACCGTGAACCCCGGCCCGCTGGGGATGCTGCTGTTGCCGGGCGGGCGTTTGCTGTCGCTGAACTACTACTCCAACTCACTCTCGCTGGTGGACCTCGACACCGCCGAGGTCGAGAGCCTGCCATTGGAGTTGGGCGACCGGAAGTACGCCAACCCTACCCACGCCGCGCTGCTTCCGGGCGGGCGGCAGGTCTACATCGTCTCCAGCGGTACCGAAGGCCACCTGCTGCTTTTCGACCTCCAGGAGAAGCGCGTCGTGCGGGATATCCCCATCGACGGGCTCTCCTTCGACGTTTTGGTGGTGCCCAAGCCTTAG
- a CDS encoding carboxypeptidase regulatory-like domain-containing protein — protein sequence MSVKFLLVGCLGLLLAACGSGRPGTGGSGTVAGFVTNIGNGAKLAGVRVEVVGGSQSTTTDASGQFSLSGLGSGTVKLSFYKEGYAPGYATLQTTQEASALVALKKEGPAQPYDPNTSRTLYTLTEAGPYAVIFAPGSLDTTDTNLKVLITPLDPTKEDQALPGQLRAGSSPLIPVTFAEFSILDSSGRRVNLKAGASAIVELPIPPELRKAYPLGTKIHCYAYNPQTGQWEDFVEGTVEPSSVDGSTPVLRASIRHFSWYGGAPEGQKCRNAAVQVVDASGKPLEGATVVVTPGVNGTTDAKGVASVWIAEGSPNPKMYAYKVSYNSDGRIPELPKTAKIIDIGYFTTDDLGVILPGLVEKDCASITPSSAPLRPQAGNPGSPENPLLIRLGPVGPAVYDVEAFLLASGPSSSASVHLAQGIPNPDGELEDTEPVDGARITLGDGSGQPVVLTGLGGGTYVLQGSLTLTPGKRYTLTIDADNNGSVEGRGSIVAVGNLAWEAGLEGSTRPAQGFVARWSDSASGAPGYTPVYYAFLSSDPTDPAGYDFDYYIGPETEFTPHSNAQGATGDTPLRPGNYTGLLWAFSGAFVPAGSNNYTVSDNITGPGIGGRFYSYSLAGEVHLTLTP from the coding sequence ATGAGCGTGAAATTTTTGCTGGTTGGGTGTTTGGGACTCCTGTTGGCAGCCTGCGGCAGCGGCAGGCCCGGCACGGGTGGTAGCGGCACGGTCGCTGGCTTCGTGACCAACATCGGCAACGGGGCCAAGCTGGCCGGCGTGAGGGTGGAGGTGGTGGGGGGTAGCCAGTCCACCACCACCGACGCTTCGGGGCAGTTCAGCCTCAGCGGCCTGGGGAGCGGCACGGTCAAGCTGAGCTTCTACAAGGAGGGCTACGCGCCGGGTTACGCCACCTTGCAGACCACTCAGGAAGCGAGCGCTCTGGTGGCGCTCAAGAAGGAGGGTCCTGCCCAGCCCTACGACCCCAACACCAGCCGGACCCTCTACACCCTCACCGAAGCCGGGCCCTACGCGGTGATCTTCGCCCCCGGTAGCCTCGACACCACGGACACCAACCTGAAGGTGCTCATCACCCCGCTCGACCCCACCAAGGAGGACCAGGCCCTTCCCGGTCAGCTCCGGGCTGGCTCGAGCCCCCTCATCCCCGTCACCTTCGCCGAGTTCAGCATCCTCGACTCCTCCGGCAGGCGGGTCAACCTCAAGGCGGGGGCCTCGGCCATCGTCGAGCTGCCCATCCCGCCTGAGCTGCGCAAGGCTTACCCCCTCGGTACCAAGATCCACTGCTACGCCTACAACCCCCAGACCGGCCAGTGGGAGGACTTTGTCGAGGGCACCGTGGAGCCCTCCAGCGTAGACGGCAGCACCCCGGTGCTCCGGGCCAGCATCCGCCACTTCTCCTGGTACGGCGGCGCGCCCGAGGGGCAGAAGTGCCGCAATGCCGCAGTGCAGGTCGTCGACGCCAGCGGCAAGCCGCTGGAGGGGGCCACCGTGGTGGTGACCCCCGGCGTCAACGGCACCACCGACGCCAAGGGGGTAGCGAGCGTGTGGATCGCCGAGGGCAGCCCCAACCCCAAGATGTACGCCTACAAGGTCTCCTACAACTCCGACGGGCGAATACCCGAGCTGCCCAAGACCGCCAAGATCATCGACATCGGCTACTTCACCACCGACGATCTCGGCGTGATCCTGCCAGGACTGGTGGAGAAAGACTGCGCCAGCATCACGCCCTCGAGCGCCCCCCTGCGCCCGCAGGCGGGTAACCCCGGAAGCCCGGAGAACCCCCTGCTCATCCGCCTGGGGCCGGTGGGCCCGGCGGTGTACGACGTCGAGGCTTTTTTGCTGGCCTCCGGCCCTTCATCTTCGGCCTCTGTCCACCTCGCCCAGGGTATCCCCAACCCCGATGGTGAACTCGAGGACACCGAGCCCGTGGACGGGGCCAGGATCACCCTTGGCGACGGAAGCGGCCAGCCGGTGGTGCTCACGGGGCTTGGTGGGGGCACCTACGTCCTGCAAGGCAGCCTGACCCTGACCCCCGGCAAGCGCTACACCCTGACCATCGACGCCGATAACAACGGCAGCGTCGAGGGCAGAGGCTCCATCGTCGCGGTGGGCAACCTGGCCTGGGAGGCGGGCCTCGAGGGCTCCACCCGTCCCGCGCAGGGCTTTGTAGCCCGCTGGAGCGACTCGGCGAGCGGCGCCCCCGGCTACACCCCGGTCTACTACGCTTTCTTGAGCAGCGACCCCACCGACCCGGCTGGCTACGACTTCGACTACTACATCGGCCCCGAGACCGAGTTCACCCCTCACTCCAACGCCCAGGGAGCCACGGGCGACACCCCCCTCAGGCCGGGGAACTACACGGGTTTGCTGTGGGCCTTCAGCGGGGCTTTCGTCCCCGCGGGCAGCAACAACTACACCGTCAGCGACAACATCACCGGCCCGGGCATCGGCGGTCGCTTCTACAGCTACAGCCTGGCGGGCGAGGTGCACCTCACCCTCACGCCGTGA
- a CDS encoding ATP-binding protein, whose protein sequence is MESGAWELRLLGPPSLIGQGRTLLLERKPAALLAYLALEGPTPRSRLAGLLWPEGSEASARNNLRQALFTLRRYPALFEGSDPLGLGPLVGSDVAELQSLLASGQGDLRLEYGDLLQGYDYDDCPEFEEWLIYERGRLQELRVEALKLICERLEREASLAEALSWAQKLLEEDPLSEAAHRRAMRLHYLLGDRGAALRAYHRCQEVLRRELGVEPLEETRLLAQEIERGRVVTPLLTARKRIPLSLERPPVLVGREREWAQMEEAWERGQHLALSGEPGIGKTRLALDFATSKGWFIVFSGRPGDALVPYATQARAFRQLLAEKPGLEFAPWVRRELSRILPELADEEPPPLQSEADKLRFFEAQGELLRLAGQGAVAWVLDDLHLFDPPSLEVAFYLGGKPGLLPRAILTYRSGELRPEVEGRLRQLEEAGGLCGLRLGALSEEAVRLFLLELRIPGLEQHLDSLMGLTGGNPLFLLETIRHLIETDRLERGWSGEGGLPGRVGSIISRRLEGLSPGALQLARLLGVAGSDFSLEFAARLLEREVLSLLPAWEELERAQLVRGERFSHDLMLQAVLAGMPQGVAALLHRRVAAKLAQERANPARVAEHWLSGGEPQRAAPFLLEAARHAEHASLLEEALRFYRQAAQILQDHGTPEQMFDVQEAITTVRLRLEPSESHPTLLERLFSLARTPHQKARACYAQATALLRTGRGELVEEAARSGYELARHSGDPALEARLLTSLASALWLKGRPGETLALLEQALALYERLGEQEELAANWGRVAVVLDALERHREALEHHRKAETTLRRLGNEYRLLIVLNNQAVSLGALGYKRQVREVLQEAMGLVDTLQGVGEVAVSVPMLLGDALRELGDYGGALHYLELAHARAKEQPYWRMGFLARALTLTYLELGQPARAQGVLEALHLESLQPDQRNFLRLAWLGLARWRGYGAGESLRALEAELGPSRSLRAAFYVTASALLPPEEGLPWARGALELSQQADLGGLQIAAHACLEQLLLAVGQLEEAAAHGRAALELRATYEPGDFYWGEVLLAHARTLEALRHPEAPTFRQQAQSWVLQAAERVPAEYRESFLHNPVNVALLEPSNRLTLG, encoded by the coding sequence GTGGAAAGCGGGGCCTGGGAACTGAGGTTGTTGGGGCCGCCCAGCCTGATCGGACAGGGCCGCACGCTGCTGCTGGAGCGCAAGCCTGCGGCCCTGCTGGCTTACCTGGCGCTGGAGGGCCCCACCCCGCGCTCGAGGCTGGCCGGCTTGCTGTGGCCTGAAGGCAGCGAGGCCTCCGCTCGCAACAACCTGCGCCAGGCCCTCTTCACCCTGCGACGCTACCCCGCCCTCTTCGAGGGCAGCGATCCCCTGGGCCTCGGCCCTCTGGTGGGCAGCGACGTGGCCGAGTTACAGAGCCTGCTGGCTTCGGGACAAGGAGACCTGCGGCTCGAGTACGGCGATTTACTGCAAGGTTACGACTATGACGACTGCCCCGAGTTCGAGGAGTGGCTCATCTACGAGCGTGGGCGCTTGCAGGAGCTGCGCGTCGAGGCGCTGAAGCTCATCTGTGAACGCCTGGAGCGCGAGGCTAGCCTAGCCGAGGCCCTTTCGTGGGCGCAGAAACTGCTGGAGGAAGACCCGCTCTCCGAGGCGGCCCACCGCCGGGCGATGCGGCTGCACTACCTGTTGGGGGATCGGGGGGCAGCTTTGCGGGCGTACCACCGCTGCCAGGAGGTTCTGCGGCGGGAGCTGGGGGTAGAACCGCTGGAGGAGACCCGCCTGCTGGCGCAAGAGATCGAGCGCGGGAGGGTGGTGACCCCCCTCCTCACCGCCCGTAAGCGCATCCCGCTCTCGCTCGAGCGTCCCCCCGTGCTGGTGGGGCGCGAGCGCGAGTGGGCGCAGATGGAGGAGGCCTGGGAGCGGGGGCAGCACCTCGCCCTCAGCGGGGAGCCGGGGATAGGCAAGACCCGTCTGGCGCTGGATTTTGCCACTTCCAAGGGTTGGTTCATCGTCTTCAGCGGGCGGCCAGGGGATGCGCTGGTGCCCTATGCCACCCAGGCGCGGGCCTTTCGCCAGCTGTTGGCCGAGAAACCCGGCCTCGAGTTTGCCCCCTGGGTGCGGCGCGAGCTCAGTCGTATCCTGCCCGAACTGGCGGACGAGGAGCCCCCGCCCCTGCAAAGCGAGGCCGACAAGCTGCGCTTCTTCGAGGCCCAGGGCGAGTTGCTGCGCCTGGCCGGCCAGGGTGCGGTGGCCTGGGTGCTCGACGACCTGCACCTCTTCGACCCACCCAGCCTCGAGGTGGCCTTTTACCTCGGCGGCAAGCCCGGCCTGCTGCCCAGGGCGATCCTGACCTACCGCAGCGGGGAACTGCGCCCGGAGGTGGAGGGCCGGCTGCGGCAGCTGGAGGAGGCCGGGGGGCTGTGCGGTCTGCGGTTGGGGGCGCTGTCCGAGGAGGCGGTGCGGCTGTTTTTGCTCGAGCTGCGGATTCCTGGCTTGGAACAGCACCTCGACTCGCTCATGGGCCTCACCGGGGGCAACCCGCTGTTTTTGCTGGAGACCATTCGCCACCTCATCGAGACCGACCGCCTCGAGCGGGGTTGGTCGGGCGAGGGTGGGTTGCCCGGCAGGGTGGGCAGCATCATCTCCCGCCGCCTGGAGGGGCTTTCTCCCGGGGCCTTACAACTGGCCAGGCTACTGGGGGTAGCGGGCAGCGACTTCTCGCTGGAGTTTGCCGCGCGGCTTTTGGAGCGCGAGGTGCTGAGCCTGCTGCCGGCTTGGGAGGAGCTGGAGCGGGCTCAGTTGGTCAGGGGCGAGCGCTTCAGCCACGACCTGATGCTGCAGGCGGTGCTCGCGGGGATGCCCCAGGGGGTGGCGGCGTTGCTGCACCGCCGCGTAGCCGCCAAGCTGGCTCAGGAGAGGGCCAACCCGGCCCGCGTGGCCGAGCACTGGCTCTCGGGGGGTGAGCCCCAGCGGGCAGCGCCCTTCCTGCTGGAGGCGGCCCGCCACGCCGAGCACGCCTCGCTGCTGGAGGAGGCCCTGCGCTTTTACCGACAAGCCGCCCAGATTCTCCAGGACCACGGCACCCCCGAGCAGATGTTCGACGTGCAGGAGGCCATCACCACCGTGCGGCTGCGGCTCGAGCCCTCCGAAAGCCATCCGACGCTGCTCGAGCGGCTCTTCAGCCTGGCCCGCACCCCCCACCAGAAGGCCAGGGCCTGCTATGCCCAGGCCACCGCCCTGCTGCGCACCGGGAGGGGTGAGCTGGTGGAGGAGGCCGCCCGCAGCGGCTACGAGCTGGCCCGGCACAGCGGCGACCCGGCGCTGGAGGCCCGCCTGCTCACCAGCCTGGCCTCGGCGCTGTGGCTCAAGGGGCGGCCTGGCGAGACCCTGGCCCTGCTCGAGCAGGCCCTTGCCCTCTACGAGCGCTTGGGCGAGCAGGAGGAACTCGCCGCCAACTGGGGCCGCGTCGCCGTCGTGCTCGACGCCCTGGAGCGCCACCGCGAGGCCCTGGAGCACCACCGCAAGGCGGAAACCACCCTGCGCCGGCTGGGCAACGAGTACCGCCTGCTGATCGTGCTCAACAACCAGGCCGTGAGCCTGGGCGCGCTGGGCTACAAGCGCCAGGTCCGTGAGGTTTTGCAGGAAGCCATGGGGCTGGTGGATACCCTGCAGGGGGTGGGCGAGGTGGCCGTGTCGGTGCCCATGCTGCTGGGCGATGCCCTGCGCGAGCTGGGCGACTACGGCGGGGCTTTGCACTACCTCGAGCTAGCCCACGCCCGCGCCAAAGAGCAGCCCTATTGGCGCATGGGTTTCCTGGCCAGGGCCCTGACCCTGACCTACCTCGAGCTGGGGCAGCCGGCGCGGGCTCAGGGCGTGCTCGAGGCCCTGCATCTCGAGAGCCTTCAGCCCGACCAGCGCAACTTCCTGCGCTTGGCCTGGCTTGGGCTGGCGCGGTGGCGGGGATACGGGGCAGGGGAGTCGCTGCGGGCCCTCGAGGCCGAGTTGGGCCCCTCGCGAAGCCTCCGCGCAGCCTTCTACGTCACTGCCTCTGCCCTGCTTCCTCCGGAGGAGGGGCTGCCCTGGGCGCGAGGGGCCCTCGAGCTGAGCCAGCAGGCCGATTTGGGCGGCCTGCAGATCGCTGCCCATGCCTGTTTGGAGCAGCTCCTGCTGGCCGTAGGCCAGCTCGAGGAGGCCGCAGCCCACGGCCGGGCCGCGCTCGAGTTGCGCGCGACCTACGAACCCGGCGACTTCTACTGGGGCGAGGTGCTGCTGGCCCACGCCCGCACCCTCGAGGCCCTGCGCCACCCCGAAGCCCCCACCTTCCGCCAGCAGGCCCAGAGCTGGGTGCTCCAGGCTGCTGAGCGCGTGCCCGCTGAATACCGCGAGAGCTTCTTGCACAACCCCGTCAACGTGGCCCTGCTCGAGCCCTCTAACCGCCTAACGCTCGGCTAA
- a CDS encoding S8 family peptidase: MLAALSLLAACAPQGGGSNGGDISGQVSLGSSIPQGGTGGVVSKPVLERGLSFAVGKMAGLATEQDFVVGELIVRFRPGAVPRRDATMMANGLELSLVRDLGLENTRLLRAAVRDKEATLELLKSFKSRSDVLYAQLNYIRHAFKTPDDEFYPLQWHYPAMNLPQAWDLETGTSSAVTVAVIDTGILSGHPDFTGKLLPGYDFISNPSMANDGDGRDNDPEDPGDEPGGQGSYHGSHVAGTVAAATNEGKGVAGVSWGAKILPVRVLGVGGGTDADIIDGILWSAGLSVSGVPANPNPAQVINMSLGGSGKCSDLPLWQDAVNKAGAKGSIIVAAAGNENEDASGFIPASCSGVITVGATETRGYRSPYSNYGARIDVMAPGGDTSVDRNGDGYADGVLSPIRRDSDGVYIWAFYQGTSMASPHVAGLVALMKSKKPSLTHSEALAILKQTARPLSATACQRPSASDCGAGLVDAAAALQAPSGPPGSLKGTQLFACYYLAESDSCDPGKSQTLTLSQDGSSAPYKFSGLSGGDYVIYGLKDVNKNGSLDAGDYLGFYRQDGQVALVKPGASGVNFTLELVTGASASKALERLQSLRR; the protein is encoded by the coding sequence ATGTTGGCTGCACTGAGCCTGCTGGCAGCCTGCGCTCCCCAGGGTGGCGGGAGCAACGGGGGCGACATCAGCGGCCAGGTCAGTCTGGGCAGCAGCATTCCCCAGGGGGGGACCGGCGGCGTTGTTAGCAAACCTGTTCTGGAGCGCGGCCTTTCCTTTGCGGTCGGAAAGATGGCCGGGCTGGCCACCGAGCAGGACTTCGTGGTCGGCGAGCTGATCGTGCGTTTCCGTCCCGGCGCGGTGCCGCGCCGGGACGCAACCATGATGGCCAATGGGCTCGAGCTCAGCCTGGTGCGCGACCTGGGCCTGGAGAACACCCGGCTCCTGCGGGCGGCGGTGCGGGACAAAGAGGCTACGTTGGAGTTGCTGAAGAGCTTCAAGAGCCGCAGCGACGTACTCTACGCCCAGCTCAACTACATTCGCCACGCCTTCAAAACCCCCGATGACGAGTTCTACCCCCTCCAGTGGCACTACCCGGCCATGAACCTGCCCCAGGCCTGGGACCTCGAGACCGGCACCTCCAGCGCCGTCACCGTGGCGGTCATCGACACCGGCATCCTCTCGGGCCACCCCGACTTTACGGGCAAGCTGCTGCCGGGCTACGACTTCATCAGCAACCCCAGCATGGCCAACGACGGTGACGGGCGCGACAACGACCCCGAAGACCCCGGCGACGAACCCGGTGGACAGGGCAGCTACCACGGCTCACACGTCGCGGGCACCGTGGCCGCGGCCACCAACGAGGGCAAGGGCGTCGCGGGCGTGAGCTGGGGGGCCAAGATCCTGCCCGTGCGGGTGCTGGGGGTAGGCGGTGGCACCGACGCCGACATCATAGACGGCATCTTGTGGTCAGCCGGCCTTAGCGTGAGCGGTGTTCCGGCCAACCCCAACCCGGCACAGGTCATCAACATGAGCCTGGGGGGTTCGGGCAAGTGCAGCGACCTTCCGCTCTGGCAGGACGCCGTCAACAAGGCTGGCGCCAAGGGGAGCATCATCGTCGCGGCTGCAGGGAATGAGAATGAAGATGCCAGTGGCTTCATCCCAGCCAGCTGTAGCGGCGTCATCACCGTCGGGGCCACCGAGACACGGGGCTACCGCTCCCCTTACTCCAACTACGGCGCCCGCATCGACGTGATGGCCCCCGGCGGCGACACCAGCGTCGACCGCAACGGCGATGGCTATGCCGACGGCGTGCTGAGCCCCATACGCAGGGATAGCGATGGGGTGTACATCTGGGCCTTCTATCAGGGCACCTCCATGGCCTCGCCTCACGTGGCCGGGCTGGTAGCGCTGATGAAGAGCAAGAAGCCCAGCCTCACCCATAGCGAAGCCCTCGCGATCCTCAAGCAGACTGCCCGCCCCCTAAGCGCGACCGCCTGCCAGCGCCCGAGCGCTTCGGATTGCGGCGCCGGGCTGGTAGACGCGGCGGCGGCCTTGCAGGCCCCGAGCGGGCCTCCGGGAAGCCTCAAAGGGACTCAACTCTTCGCCTGCTACTACCTGGCCGAGTCGGATAGCTGCGACCCCGGCAAGAGCCAGACGCTCACGCTTTCCCAAGACGGCTCCAGCGCGCCCTACAAGTTCAGCGGCCTTTCGGGCGGAGACTACGTCATCTACGGCTTGAAGGACGTCAACAAGAACGGGAGCCTTGACGCCGGGGACTACCTGGGCTTCTATCGGCAGGACGGTCAGGTCGCACTGGTCAAGCCTGGAGCCAGCGGTGTGAACTTCACCCTGGAGCTGGTGACGGGCGCAAGCGCCAGCAAGGCGCTCGAGCGCCTGCAATCCCTGAGGCGCTAA